In Shewanella sp. VB17, a single genomic region encodes these proteins:
- a CDS encoding type III PLP-dependent enzyme, whose protein sequence is MDNIIHTILSLKAEESSQTPLCAYLYDLDELQSHATAMVAALPSNCELYYAAKANPEAEILAKLAPIVQGFEAASGGELNWLHECQPQVPLIFGGPGKLLCELSQAIDLNVDAIHVESLTELQRIGALCQHKQRHCRILLRMNISLEGIAETRLTMGGKPTPFGIDACELDAAMALIGDLPTLAGKPLVELVGFHFHLMSHQLDVARHLDLMALYFSTFKNWCQRYNVHLPLLNVGGGIGVNYADPQQVFDWSRFCAELQVLITKSDMEKVKIRFECGRFVTAAMGYYVMQVLDIKKNHGQWFAIAHGGTHHFRTPAAQDHNHPFFVLTQAELLAHHNVNNGSELSANPEKDRTFDFDLVSTITPILEQQRVTLVGQLCTPKDVLAKQQYVDKLAVGDYLVFTHAGAYAWNISHQNFLMHAPPKRRFISI, encoded by the coding sequence CAGCATTGCCGAGTAATTGTGAACTTTACTATGCTGCTAAGGCCAATCCTGAAGCTGAAATATTGGCAAAGTTAGCGCCTATAGTTCAAGGGTTTGAGGCTGCCTCCGGCGGAGAGTTGAATTGGTTACATGAGTGTCAGCCTCAGGTTCCATTGATTTTTGGCGGACCTGGGAAACTGCTCTGCGAGCTATCACAAGCAATCGATCTTAATGTGGATGCTATTCACGTTGAGAGTTTAACCGAATTACAGCGGATAGGTGCACTCTGTCAACATAAGCAGCGTCATTGTCGTATTTTATTACGGATGAATATTTCGTTAGAGGGGATAGCAGAAACTCGCCTGACGATGGGAGGCAAGCCAACTCCATTTGGTATCGACGCGTGTGAATTAGATGCAGCCATGGCGTTGATAGGTGATTTGCCAACATTGGCGGGTAAACCTTTAGTTGAGTTGGTTGGTTTTCATTTTCACCTTATGTCTCACCAGCTAGATGTTGCTCGCCACCTCGATTTGATGGCGTTATATTTCTCAACGTTTAAAAATTGGTGTCAAAGGTATAATGTACATTTACCATTGTTGAATGTTGGAGGAGGAATAGGGGTTAATTACGCCGATCCTCAGCAGGTATTCGATTGGTCACGTTTTTGTGCAGAGCTTCAGGTGTTAATCACAAAGTCTGATATGGAGAAGGTTAAAATACGGTTCGAATGTGGCCGATTTGTCACGGCGGCGATGGGCTACTATGTGATGCAAGTACTAGACATTAAAAAGAATCATGGTCAATGGTTTGCGATTGCACATGGTGGTACACACCACTTTCGAACCCCAGCAGCACAAGATCATAATCATCCTTTTTTTGTGCTGACACAAGCGGAGTTATTGGCTCACCATAACGTTAATAATGGTTCCGAGTTAAGTGCTAATCCTGAAAAAGATCGTACTTTTGACTTTGACTTAGTGTCAACGATAACGCCAATCCTCGAACAACAAAGGGTAACGCTGGTGGGTCAGTTATGCACCCCTAAAGATGTATTGGCTAAACAACAGTATGTGGATAAGCTTGCGGTTGGAGATTATCTGGTATTTACTCATGCAGGGGCTTATGCATGGAATATTTCGCATCAAAACTTCTTAATGCATGCACCGCCAAAACGACGTTTTATATCCATTTAA